The following proteins are co-located in the Vigna angularis cultivar LongXiaoDou No.4 chromosome 2, ASM1680809v1, whole genome shotgun sequence genome:
- the LOC108328167 gene encoding CLAVATA3/ESR (CLE)-related protein TDIF-like, with protein sequence MDIEPLWAIGGWFSLSNCMAEPKSSSPISEPCSKSPSFLHFLTLFFILLLLINLSHQPHPSTMASLESTKASSESTMSTTAMHPQNSQKSRSPSSKAASAKREFGAEAHEVPSGPNPISN encoded by the coding sequence ATGGATATTGAACCCTTGTGGGCAATTGGGGGGTggttttctctttcaaattGCATGGCAGAACCTAAATCGTCATCACCAATCTCAGAACCATGCTCAAAATcaccttcttttcttcattttctcacCCTTTTCTTCATCCTTCTCCTCCTCATCAATCTATCTCACCAACCACACCCTTCTACCATGGCCTCTTTGGAAAGCACAAAAGCTTCATCAGAATCAACCATGTCTACCACAGCCATGCACCCTCAGAATAGCCAGAAATCCCGTTCTCCATCTTCCAAGGCTGCTTCTGCTAAAAGAGAATTTGGAGCTGAGGCTCATGAAGTTCCAAGTGGTCCAAACCCTATCTCGAATTAA